A region from the Microcella frigidaquae genome encodes:
- a CDS encoding thioredoxin family protein, translating to MRLELYTSAFCDPCHRTRDVVAEAQALVPALQVDELDVAAHQDRAADLGITSTPTTIIYGADDREVLRATGVPTLSRLLTALAQALD from the coding sequence ATGCGGCTCGAGCTCTACACCAGCGCCTTCTGCGACCCCTGCCACCGCACGCGCGATGTCGTCGCCGAGGCGCAGGCGCTGGTGCCGGCGCTGCAGGTCGACGAGCTCGACGTCGCGGCGCATCAGGACCGCGCGGCCGACCTCGGCATCACCAGCACGCCGACGACGATCATCTACGGCGCCGACGACCGCGAGGTGCTGCGGGCGACGGGAGTGCCGACCCTCAGCCGGCTGTTGACTGCTCTGGCGCAGGCTCTCGACTGA
- the orn gene encoding oligoribonuclease gives MSSTTDRLVWIDCEMTGLDLTVDDLIEVAVVITDYELEPVHPGFSIVIAPSEAGLANMGDFVRDMHAASGLLDELADGVPMADAEQQVLAYITEHVPTAGQAPLAGNTIGTDRAFIAKHMPSVDAHLHYRSVDVSSIKELVRRWFPRVYFNAPAKNGGHRALADILESIRELDYYRRAGFVAEPGPTSEETQQVAAEIVAKWAPRL, from the coding sequence GTGAGTTCAACGACCGATCGCCTCGTCTGGATCGACTGCGAGATGACGGGGCTCGATCTGACGGTCGACGACCTCATCGAGGTGGCGGTGGTCATCACCGACTACGAGCTCGAGCCGGTGCATCCCGGTTTCTCGATCGTCATCGCGCCCAGCGAGGCGGGCCTCGCGAACATGGGCGACTTCGTGCGCGACATGCACGCGGCGAGCGGCCTGCTCGACGAGCTGGCCGACGGGGTGCCGATGGCGGATGCGGAGCAGCAGGTTCTCGCCTACATCACCGAGCACGTGCCGACCGCCGGGCAGGCTCCCCTCGCCGGCAACACGATCGGCACCGACCGGGCGTTCATCGCCAAGCACATGCCGAGCGTCGACGCGCACCTGCACTACCGCTCGGTCGACGTGTCGAGCATCAAGGAGCTGGTGCGCCGGTGGTTCCCGCGCGTGTACTTCAACGCGCCGGCCAAGAACGGCGGGCACCGCGCGCTGGCCGACATCCTCGAGTCGATCCGCGAGCTCGACTACTACCGCCGGGCGGGCTTCGTGGCCGAGCCCGGTCCGACCTCGGAGGAGACCCAGCAGGTGGCCGCCGAGATCGTGGCGAAGTGGGCGCCCCGCCTGTAA
- a CDS encoding SHOCT domain-containing protein, with the protein MSTLMQQDMIPVPLDPGVPVDLLPGGGAIVGLFALVFIAAIAFGVWRMVVVNEASKQLGLTDEQRFLAVTDEQAGAAIVTGAIISDAVTGKAESSGGGSGDLVARLDALQSARERGLITDEEFAQTRQRMLDEA; encoded by the coding sequence ATGTCGACGCTCATGCAGCAGGACATGATCCCCGTTCCGCTCGATCCGGGGGTCCCCGTGGACCTGCTGCCCGGGGGCGGGGCCATCGTCGGGCTCTTCGCCCTCGTGTTCATCGCCGCCATCGCCTTCGGGGTGTGGCGCATGGTCGTGGTCAACGAGGCCTCGAAGCAGCTGGGGCTCACCGACGAGCAGCGGTTCCTCGCGGTCACCGATGAGCAGGCCGGGGCCGCCATCGTCACCGGCGCGATCATCTCCGACGCGGTCACCGGGAAGGCGGAGTCGAGCGGCGGCGGCAGCGGAGATCTCGTCGCCCGCCTCGATGCGCTGCAGTCGGCGCGCGAGCGCGGGCTCATCACCGACGAGGAGTTCGCGCAGACCCGGCAGCGGATGCTCGACGAGGCGTGA
- the clpS gene encoding ATP-dependent Clp protease adapter ClpS yields the protein MRSLVAPVAPVAVVSPGAPRGEARRDTGEQTGGLLLEQPLHAADVPWQVVVWNDPVNLMSYVAWVFRRHFGLDAGTAEQRMMQVHTDGRAVLADGNREVMERHAEAMHEYGLWATVERVPR from the coding sequence ATGAGATCGCTCGTCGCTCCCGTCGCGCCCGTCGCGGTCGTGAGCCCGGGCGCTCCGCGCGGCGAGGCCCGCCGCGACACCGGCGAGCAGACCGGCGGCCTGCTGCTCGAGCAGCCCCTGCACGCCGCCGACGTGCCCTGGCAGGTGGTGGTCTGGAACGATCCCGTGAACCTGATGAGCTACGTCGCGTGGGTGTTCCGCCGGCATTTCGGGCTGGATGCGGGCACCGCCGAGCAGCGGATGATGCAGGTGCACACCGATGGTCGGGCGGTGCTGGCCGACGGCAACCGCGAGGTCATGGAGCGGCACGCCGAGGCGATGCACGAGTACGGGCTGTGGGCGACCGTCGAGCGGGTGCCGCGATGA